GCAGTAAATAATTTTGTGTTGTTTTTAAGGCAACTACCACCACATCGCATTGTGGCATTTTCTCTACGTCCTGGTAGGCATTGACTTGAGTCAGGCTAAAGTCGCCCTCTTTAGACTCGATGAATAAACCGTATTGGCTGACGTGTTGGTAATCACTCTTGAGCAAAAAGTGGGTATCCAAACCAGCTTTTTGCAATCTGGCACCATAAAACCCGCCTAATGCACCAGTTCCCAGGATGGCATACTTGCGATCGCACATTTGTTTTACAAAAGGATTTTTTCAGGATCATCATAAACTTGTACGTAGTTTATTCACCAACTTGTTTACATTTACACTTGATTTTGTGTCATAAAAATTAAACTTGCTTCACTTTAATTTAAAATTTTGGACAGAGTTTAGGTGAAATAGATGGCTGATATTGTCGATATTGCAGTAAGTAACGATTCCTTCAAAACGCTGGTAGCTGCTGTACAAGCTGCTGGTTTAGTAGAGACATTAAAAAGTCCGGGGCCATTCACTGTCTTTGCACCAACTGATGATGCATTTGCCAAGTTACCACCGGGAACTATACAAACTCTGTTACAGAATATTCCTCAGCTAACGCGAATTTTAAAGTATCATGTCGTTTCTG
Above is a window of Nostoc sp. UHCC 0702 DNA encoding:
- a CDS encoding fasciclin domain-containing protein, whose product is MADIVDIAVSNDSFKTLVAAVQAAGLVETLKSPGPFTVFAPTDDAFAKLPPGTIQTLLQNIPQLTRILKYHVVSGKLLQADLAKLGTVTSVEGSTINIHSSDGFEIKNATVLAADIEADNGVIHVIDTVILMG